One Gordonia mangrovi genomic region harbors:
- a CDS encoding IS701 family transposase, which translates to MDDRELRRVETELDSFVDQVFSSLLRKDRRAVAGLYLRGVMLDGRRKSMQPMAQRLRVDHQRLQQFVTTSPWDVGPVRRTLSRKACDLISPDAWVVDDTGFAKDGPASACVARQYSGTLGKVGNCQIAVSVHAATDIASAPLDWRLFVPESWDDTGEDLDDSSRAAISQARRRCAIPSAEQHRRKWEMAVEMIDELIDWGRIPPVVVGDAGYGDATEFRRALTDRGIDYVLAVKSATTAHTGDAVPVTTAPTGRRGRPAGPRYPDPPASCKELVIAAGRAAATEITWRQPTNPDPTAHATVMRSRFVTLRIRPANRDIPRAADGSLPVLWLIAEWPSGKAEPTDYWMSTLPPDTPASTLVRLAKLRWRIEHDYRELKTGLGLDHFEGRTWLGWHHHATLVTAAHLFLTTLRLTHPKASGQA; encoded by the coding sequence GTGGATGACAGGGAGTTGCGGCGGGTCGAGACGGAGCTGGATTCGTTTGTCGATCAAGTGTTCTCATCGTTGCTCCGCAAGGATCGGCGGGCTGTCGCGGGCTTGTATCTACGTGGCGTGATGCTCGATGGTCGACGCAAATCGATGCAGCCGATGGCGCAGCGATTGCGGGTGGATCATCAACGGCTACAGCAGTTCGTCACCACCTCGCCGTGGGATGTGGGTCCGGTGCGGCGAACACTGTCTCGCAAAGCGTGCGATCTGATCAGCCCGGATGCGTGGGTTGTTGATGACACCGGGTTCGCCAAAGACGGGCCGGCATCGGCGTGTGTGGCTCGCCAATACTCGGGCACCCTCGGCAAGGTCGGCAATTGCCAGATCGCCGTCAGCGTGCACGCCGCGACCGACATTGCCTCAGCTCCGCTGGATTGGCGACTATTCGTACCTGAGAGCTGGGACGATACCGGCGAGGACCTCGATGACTCCAGTCGGGCAGCGATCAGCCAGGCACGCCGCCGCTGCGCGATCCCGTCGGCCGAGCAGCACCGCCGCAAGTGGGAGATGGCCGTGGAGATGATCGATGAACTCATCGACTGGGGACGCATCCCACCGGTGGTCGTCGGTGACGCCGGCTACGGCGACGCCACCGAGTTTCGGCGCGCCCTGACCGACCGCGGCATCGACTACGTGCTGGCGGTCAAATCCGCCACCACCGCCCATACTGGCGATGCGGTACCGGTCACCACGGCGCCCACAGGCCGCCGAGGCCGTCCGGCCGGACCCCGATACCCCGACCCACCGGCGTCCTGCAAAGAACTCGTGATAGCCGCCGGCCGTGCCGCGGCCACCGAAATCACCTGGCGCCAGCCCACCAACCCCGACCCAACTGCTCATGCCACGGTGATGCGCTCACGCTTTGTCACCCTGCGTATCCGACCTGCCAACCGCGATATCCCCCGAGCCGCCGACGGCAGTCTGCCCGTACTCTGGCTCATCGCCGAATGGCCCAGCGGCAAAGCGGAACCCACCGACTACTGGATGTCCACCCTGCCACCCGACACACCCGCCAGCACCCTCGTACGCCTGGCCAAACTCCGCTGGCGCATCGAACACGACTACCGCGAACTCAAAACCGGACTCGGCCTCGACCACTTCGAAGGCCGCACCTGGCTCGGCTGGCACCACCACGCCACACTGGTCACCGCCGCCCACCTCTTCCTGACCACCCTGCGGCTGACCCACCCAAAAGCCTCTGGGCAGGCCTGA
- a CDS encoding acyl-CoA dehydrogenase family protein — protein MARLAQTLGLTDVQSDIVANVRRFVDKQVIPVAQELEHSDTYPQEIVDGMAEMGLFGLMIPEEYGGLGESLLTYALCVEELARGWMSVSGVINTHFIVAYMIRQHGTDEQRQRFLPRMATGEVRGAFSMSEPELGSDVAAITTTAKRSGDDEYSITGQKMWLTNGASSTLVAALVRTDEGAEKPHKNLTTFLVEKPAGFGEVLPGVTIPRKIDKMGYKGIDTTELIFDGYRASASDILGGTPGRGFTHMMDGVEVGRVNVSARACGVAQRAFELAVRYAQQRSTFGKPIAQHQAIAFSLAEMATKVEAAHLMMVNAARLKDSGDRNDVSAGMAKYLCSEYCAEVTQASFRIHGGYGYSTDFEIERLMREAPFLLIGEGTSEIQKQIISKGLLRDYREN, from the coding sequence ATGGCCCGACTCGCACAGACCCTCGGATTGACCGACGTGCAGTCCGACATCGTCGCGAATGTGCGCCGGTTCGTGGACAAACAGGTCATCCCGGTGGCGCAGGAACTCGAACACAGCGACACCTATCCGCAGGAGATCGTCGACGGAATGGCCGAGATGGGCCTGTTCGGCCTGATGATTCCCGAGGAATACGGCGGCCTGGGTGAATCCCTGCTCACCTACGCGCTGTGCGTCGAGGAACTCGCCCGCGGATGGATGAGCGTCTCGGGCGTGATCAACACCCACTTCATCGTCGCCTACATGATCCGGCAGCACGGCACCGACGAACAGCGGCAACGCTTCCTGCCGCGGATGGCGACCGGCGAGGTGCGCGGCGCGTTCTCCATGTCCGAACCCGAACTCGGCTCCGATGTTGCCGCCATCACCACCACCGCCAAACGCTCCGGCGACGACGAGTACTCGATCACCGGGCAGAAGATGTGGCTCACCAACGGGGCGAGCTCCACACTGGTGGCGGCGTTGGTCCGGACCGACGAGGGCGCCGAGAAACCGCACAAGAACCTGACCACCTTCCTCGTCGAGAAGCCCGCGGGGTTCGGGGAGGTGCTGCCCGGAGTCACCATTCCCCGCAAGATCGACAAGATGGGGTACAAGGGCATCGACACCACCGAACTCATCTTCGACGGCTACCGGGCATCGGCGAGCGACATCCTCGGTGGTACGCCCGGCCGCGGTTTCACCCACATGATGGACGGCGTCGAGGTCGGTCGGGTCAACGTGTCGGCACGCGCCTGCGGAGTCGCCCAGCGCGCCTTCGAACTCGCCGTTCGCTACGCCCAGCAACGGTCCACCTTCGGCAAGCCGATCGCGCAACACCAGGCGATCGCGTTCAGCCTCGCCGAGATGGCCACCAAGGTCGAGGCCGCACATCTGATGATGGTGAATGCCGCCCGGCTCAAGGATTCCGGCGACCGCAACGACGTGTCGGCCGGCATGGCCAAATACCTCTGCAGCGAGTACTGCGCCGAGGTGACCCAGGCGAGCTTCCGCATCCACGGCGGCTACGGCTACTCGACGGACTTCGAGATCGAACGCCTCATGCGGGAGGCACCGTTCCTCCTCATCGGGGAGGGCACCAGCGAGATCCAGAAGCAGATCATCAGCAAAGGCCTACTCCGAGACTATCGCGAGAACTGA
- a CDS encoding thiolase family protein: MRDAVIVDAVRSPIGRRRGALSGIHPADLSAHVLESLVERTGLDPASVDDVVWGCVSQTSEQAGNVARTAILAAGWPESVPGTTVTRACGSSQQALSMAAAAVVSGQQDIVVAGGVESMSRVPMGSAAPNGESQPPTVLDRYGVDRFSQGIGAEMMAQKWSLSRTTLDTFSLRSHELAAQAADAGAFDGQLAPIPGVLEGDEGIRRGGTLESMAALKPAFRDDGVIHAGNASQISDGAAALLVMGSDTAAQHGLTPLARVHTAVVAGDDPVIMLTGPIAATAKALDRSGLAIGDIGAFEINEAFAPVPLAWQIETGADPDRVNPLGGAIAVGHPLGGSGAILMTRLVHHMRDNGIRYGMQSMCEAGGMANATIVELL, translated from the coding sequence ATGCGTGATGCAGTGATCGTGGATGCCGTACGCAGCCCCATCGGGCGCCGTCGAGGAGCGTTGTCGGGGATACACCCGGCCGATCTGTCGGCTCATGTGCTCGAATCCCTGGTCGAGCGCACCGGTCTCGACCCGGCGTCGGTCGACGATGTGGTCTGGGGCTGTGTCAGTCAGACCTCCGAGCAGGCCGGCAATGTGGCCCGTACCGCGATCCTCGCGGCCGGGTGGCCGGAGTCGGTGCCTGGTACCACGGTGACCCGAGCGTGTGGTTCCAGCCAACAAGCGCTGAGCATGGCCGCCGCTGCGGTGGTGTCCGGGCAGCAGGACATCGTGGTGGCCGGTGGCGTGGAGTCGATGAGCCGCGTACCGATGGGCAGCGCCGCCCCGAACGGGGAGAGCCAGCCACCCACCGTCCTCGACCGTTACGGCGTCGATCGTTTCAGCCAGGGCATCGGGGCCGAGATGATGGCGCAGAAATGGTCGCTGAGCCGGACCACTCTCGACACGTTCTCTCTTCGCTCCCACGAACTGGCCGCGCAGGCAGCCGATGCCGGCGCCTTCGACGGTCAACTCGCACCCATCCCGGGTGTTCTCGAAGGGGATGAGGGCATTCGTCGTGGCGGCACGCTCGAGTCGATGGCGGCGCTCAAGCCCGCTTTCCGTGACGACGGTGTCATCCATGCCGGCAACGCCTCCCAGATCTCCGATGGCGCCGCGGCGCTGCTCGTCATGGGATCGGACACCGCAGCACAACACGGACTCACGCCGCTGGCCCGGGTACATACCGCGGTGGTGGCCGGTGATGATCCGGTCATCATGCTGACCGGTCCCATCGCAGCTACTGCCAAGGCGCTCGATCGATCCGGGCTGGCGATCGGCGACATCGGCGCGTTCGAGATCAACGAGGCCTTCGCGCCCGTCCCGCTCGCCTGGCAGATCGAGACCGGCGCCGACCCCGACCGGGTCAATCCGCTCGGCGGCGCCATCGCGGTGGGACACCCGCTCGGCGGCTCCGGTGCGATCCTGATGACACGACTGGTACATCACATGCGCGACAACGGTATTCGGTACGGGATGCAGTCGATGTGCGAGGCCGGCGGAATGGCCAACGCCACCATCGTCGAGCTGCTCTGA
- a CDS encoding acyl-CoA dehydrogenase family protein, with translation MTSVMSNSTQPQVSDDDFADILAATREFIREKVLPREQEILDGDAIPEDIRATAKDMGLFGYAIPQEWGGLGLDLTQDVELAMEFGYTSLALRSMFGTNNGIAGQVLVGFGTDEQKSTWLAKIASGEVVASFALTEPGAGSDPAGLRTKAVRDGAEWVISGEKRFITNAPLADLFVVFARTRPKDENGTGIAVFLVPADTAGVTVGSKDRKMGQEGAWTSDVHFDDVRVPGSALVGGSEDVGYRAAMTSLARGRVHIAALSVGTAQRALDESVAWAATATQGGAPIGTFQLVQAMLADQQTGVMAGRAMVRDAARAWVDNTDRRIAPSATKLFCTEMVGKVADLAVQIHGGSGYMREVPVERIYRDVRLLRLYEGTSEIQRLIVGGNLVKQAQRSR, from the coding sequence ATGACCAGTGTCATGAGCAACAGCACCCAACCGCAGGTCAGCGACGACGACTTCGCCGACATTCTCGCGGCGACACGCGAATTCATCCGGGAGAAAGTGCTTCCGCGGGAACAGGAGATCCTCGACGGCGACGCGATCCCCGAGGACATCCGCGCGACGGCCAAAGACATGGGGCTGTTCGGCTACGCCATCCCCCAGGAGTGGGGTGGACTGGGACTCGATCTCACCCAGGATGTCGAACTCGCGATGGAGTTCGGCTACACGTCACTGGCCCTGCGGTCGATGTTCGGGACCAACAACGGGATCGCCGGTCAGGTCCTCGTCGGGTTCGGCACCGACGAACAGAAGTCCACCTGGCTGGCGAAGATCGCCTCGGGCGAGGTCGTCGCGTCATTCGCCCTGACCGAACCGGGTGCCGGCTCCGACCCGGCCGGCCTGCGCACCAAGGCAGTCCGCGATGGAGCGGAGTGGGTGATCAGCGGTGAGAAGAGATTCATCACCAACGCACCGCTCGCCGATCTGTTCGTGGTGTTCGCGCGCACCCGCCCCAAGGACGAGAACGGCACGGGCATCGCGGTGTTCCTGGTTCCCGCCGACACCGCAGGCGTGACGGTGGGCAGCAAGGACCGCAAGATGGGACAAGAGGGTGCGTGGACCTCGGATGTGCACTTCGACGACGTCCGGGTGCCCGGCAGCGCCCTGGTGGGCGGCAGCGAAGATGTCGGCTATCGGGCCGCGATGACCTCCTTGGCTCGCGGGCGCGTACATATTGCCGCGTTGTCGGTCGGCACCGCCCAGCGCGCTCTCGACGAATCGGTCGCCTGGGCCGCCACCGCGACGCAGGGCGGCGCGCCGATCGGCACGTTCCAGCTGGTGCAGGCCATGCTCGCCGACCAACAGACCGGGGTGATGGCCGGCCGGGCGATGGTGCGCGACGCCGCCCGGGCCTGGGTGGACAACACCGATCGACGCATCGCCCCATCTGCCACAAAGCTCTTCTGCACCGAGATGGTGGGTAAGGTCGCCGACCTCGCCGTCCAGATTCACGGCGGCAGCGGTTACATGCGCGAGGTCCCGGTGGAGCGCATCTACCGCGACGTGCGACTGCTGCGACTCTACGAGGGCACCAGCGAGATCCAGCGTCTGATCGTCGGCGGCAACCTCGTCAAGCAGGCACAACGGTCCCGCTGA
- the fabG gene encoding 3-oxoacyl-ACP reductase FabG — protein MDSSSQLLLDGRTAVVTGAAQGIGFEIARSFAEAGARVVIGDLNPDAVTAAAEKLGGAQVARAVRCDVTVAAEMDALLADAVDTFGSLDVMVNNAGITRDATMRTMTEEDFDLVISVHLKGTWNGTRKAAAIMREAKRGAIVNISSLSGKVGMVGQTNYSAAKAGIVGMTKAAAKEMAHHGVRVNAIQPGLIRSAMTEAMPAKAWDQKMAEIPMQRPGEVDEVASVALFLASDMSSYMTGTVLEVTGGRFM, from the coding sequence ATGGATTCTTCATCCCAGCTGCTCCTCGACGGACGGACCGCGGTCGTCACCGGCGCCGCTCAGGGGATCGGTTTCGAGATCGCTCGTTCATTTGCCGAGGCGGGGGCGCGCGTGGTGATCGGCGACCTCAACCCGGACGCCGTGACCGCGGCCGCCGAGAAACTCGGCGGTGCCCAGGTGGCGCGAGCGGTGCGGTGCGATGTCACCGTGGCGGCCGAGATGGACGCCCTGCTCGCCGATGCCGTCGACACCTTCGGCTCGCTCGACGTGATGGTGAACAACGCCGGCATCACGCGGGACGCGACCATGCGCACGATGACCGAGGAGGACTTCGATCTGGTGATCTCGGTTCACCTCAAGGGCACCTGGAACGGGACGCGCAAGGCGGCCGCCATCATGCGGGAGGCCAAACGCGGTGCGATCGTGAACATCTCGTCACTCTCGGGCAAGGTCGGCATGGTCGGGCAGACCAATTACTCGGCAGCCAAGGCCGGCATCGTCGGCATGACCAAGGCTGCGGCCAAGGAAATGGCGCACCACGGGGTACGCGTCAACGCCATCCAGCCCGGTCTCATTCGTTCGGCGATGACCGAGGCGATGCCGGCCAAGGCGTGGGATCAGAAGATGGCCGAGATCCCGATGCAACGGCCCGGCGAGGTCGACGAAGTCGCCTCCGTCGCCTTGTTCCTCGCATCCGACATGTCGTCGTACATGACCGGCACCGTGCTCGAGGTGACCGGCGGGCGGTTCATGTGA
- a CDS encoding acetyl-CoA C-acetyltransferase codes for MRDIVICEPVRTPIGRYGGMFRDVTAVELGVTALRGMLERSGLAPEAVEDVILGHCNGNSEAPAIGRVVALDAGLPITVGGMHIDRRCGSGLQAVIQAGFQVAGGDNDIVVAGGTESMSNASFYSTDMRWGGARTGITMHDSLVRARSTAGGQHYPVPGGMIETAENLRKEYEIGRAEQDELAVESHLRAVRAQKDGILAEEIIPVTVAGKGGERVIDTDEHPRPDVSVDALAKLRPIMGQQDPDATVTAGNASGQNDAAAMCIVTTPDVAERHGLRPLVRLVSWAVAGVPPRTMGIGPVPATEKALAKAGLSLADIDLIELNEAFAAQALAVTRAWGFGRFGSGGDFDRTNVHGSGISLGHPVGATGVRMLASLAREMDRRQVRYGLETMCIGGGQGLAAVFERVS; via the coding sequence ATGAGGGACATCGTCATCTGTGAACCCGTTCGCACCCCGATCGGGCGGTACGGCGGTATGTTCCGCGATGTCACTGCAGTCGAACTCGGGGTGACCGCGTTGCGTGGCATGCTCGAGCGGTCCGGCCTGGCGCCCGAGGCGGTGGAGGACGTGATCCTCGGACACTGCAACGGCAACAGCGAGGCCCCCGCCATCGGACGGGTCGTCGCGCTCGATGCGGGTCTACCGATCACCGTGGGTGGCATGCACATCGATCGACGTTGCGGGTCGGGGCTGCAAGCAGTGATCCAGGCCGGATTCCAGGTGGCAGGCGGCGACAACGACATCGTCGTCGCCGGGGGTACCGAGTCGATGAGCAACGCCTCGTTCTACTCGACCGACATGCGGTGGGGTGGTGCGCGGACCGGTATCACCATGCACGACAGTCTGGTTCGGGCGCGTTCTACCGCGGGTGGCCAACACTATCCGGTCCCCGGCGGGATGATCGAGACCGCGGAGAACCTGCGCAAGGAATACGAGATCGGTCGCGCCGAACAGGACGAGTTGGCAGTGGAATCGCATCTGCGCGCGGTGCGCGCGCAGAAGGACGGCATCCTCGCCGAGGAGATCATCCCGGTGACCGTCGCCGGGAAGGGTGGCGAACGCGTCATCGACACCGACGAGCATCCCCGGCCGGACGTGTCCGTGGATGCGCTGGCCAAGCTCAGGCCCATCATGGGTCAACAGGATCCCGATGCCACGGTGACCGCCGGCAACGCCAGCGGTCAGAATGATGCGGCCGCGATGTGCATCGTGACCACCCCCGACGTCGCCGAGCGGCACGGGTTGCGACCGCTGGTGCGGCTGGTGTCGTGGGCGGTGGCCGGCGTCCCGCCTCGCACCATGGGCATCGGCCCGGTGCCCGCCACCGAGAAGGCGCTGGCCAAGGCCGGTCTCTCGCTGGCCGACATCGACCTCATCGAACTCAACGAGGCGTTTGCCGCCCAGGCGCTGGCCGTCACCCGTGCATGGGGTTTCGGACGCTTCGGTTCCGGCGGCGACTTCGACCGCACGAATGTGCACGGATCGGGTATCTCTCTCGGACATCCGGTGGGTGCCACCGGGGTTCGGATGCTGGCGTCGCTCGCACGCGAGATGGACCGGCGGCAGGTGCGTTACGGCCTCGAGACGATGTGCATCGGCGGCGGACAGGGCCTCGCTGCGGTCTTCGAGCGCGTCTCCTAG
- a CDS encoding LysR family transcriptional regulator, with product MELRQIEYFLAVVEHEGIGGAAGALGVAQPTVSQALRALERELGVQLFHRIGRGMVLSSAGRTMVGPARQIVRDVDAVGDLLSASSDELTGRLDILAVPSVASGPLVDLLVRFRSEFPGVTVRFGELRDETQAASAIEDGHCEFAVAHLPIAGDDLEVIVVGEQEYLLIYPPGTPVPDGPIPLEALPAVPMVFVPRGQSVADEIEEAIRVAGSRPPLAVLSEHREERLPMVLAGIGGTMLEKTMAEAAADRAVVRTVEPRFVRPFAIAFDPATLSPVGRAFVDLIRLVVSSGR from the coding sequence GTGGAACTCCGCCAGATCGAGTACTTCCTCGCGGTCGTCGAACACGAGGGCATCGGGGGTGCCGCAGGTGCCCTCGGCGTCGCCCAGCCGACGGTCTCGCAGGCACTGCGCGCTTTGGAACGCGAACTGGGCGTGCAGCTCTTTCACCGGATCGGCCGTGGCATGGTGCTCAGCTCAGCCGGCCGCACGATGGTCGGTCCGGCACGACAGATCGTGCGCGACGTCGACGCGGTCGGAGATCTGTTGTCCGCGTCCTCCGACGAGTTGACCGGGCGTCTCGACATCCTCGCGGTGCCGTCGGTGGCATCGGGCCCCCTCGTCGACCTACTGGTCCGATTCCGATCCGAGTTTCCCGGTGTCACGGTTCGTTTCGGCGAACTCCGCGACGAAACCCAGGCTGCGTCGGCCATCGAGGACGGCCACTGCGAGTTCGCCGTCGCCCATCTGCCGATCGCCGGCGACGACCTCGAGGTCATCGTCGTGGGCGAGCAGGAGTACTTGCTCATCTACCCACCCGGGACCCCGGTGCCCGACGGCCCGATCCCGCTGGAGGCGTTGCCCGCGGTACCAATGGTGTTCGTGCCGCGCGGGCAGTCCGTGGCCGACGAGATCGAGGAGGCGATCCGGGTCGCGGGTTCCCGACCGCCGCTGGCCGTCCTCTCCGAGCATCGGGAGGAACGACTTCCCATGGTGCTCGCCGGCATCGGTGGAACCATGCTGGAGAAGACGATGGCCGAGGCCGCCGCCGACCGCGCCGTGGTCCGGACGGTGGAACCGCGCTTCGTCCGTCCGTTCGCGATCGCCTTCGACCCCGCCACGTTGTCGCCGGTCGGTCGGGCGTTCGTGGACCTGATCCGCCTTGTCGTGTCGAGTGGTCGCTAG